GCAATTGCTCGGCGAACTCGGTCTGGAAACGGTCGGCGCCACCGACACGTTGTGGGCAGAACTGGCGTTCGCCTGCGAGGCGGAAATGATTCTGCACCTGGATGATTTGCTGCTGCGCCGTACCCGTTTGGGCCTGTTGCTGCCGCGCGGTGGCGAGGATTATTTGCCTGCGATTCGCACGCTGTGCCAGCCACGATTGGCCTGGGACGATGAGCGCTGGCAGGCGGAAATCCAGCGCTATCGTTTGCTTTGGCTGCGCGATCACGGCTTGCCGGAGATCACGCCATGAAATACCTATTGGCCATCGACAACGGCACCCAGAGCGTGCGCGCATTGCTCTTCGATCAGCAGGGCAATCTGCTCGGCAAAGGCAAAGTCGATCTGCAGGCGTACTACTCGACGCAGCCCGGTTGGGCTGAGCAGGATCCGGAGTATTACTGGGCGAAACTCGGCGAGGCCTGTCAGCAACTCTGGCAGCAGACCGGCATCGACCGTGCGCAGATTGCCGGCGTGTCCCTGACCACCCAGCGCGGCACCGTGATCAATGTCGATGCCAACGGCAAACCGCTGCGCCCGGCAATTGTCTGGCTCGATCAACGTCAGGCTGAGGTCGAGGGTGGCATCAAAGGGCCGTGGGGCTGGCTGTTCAAATTGGTCGGCGCCAAGGCAACGGTGGATTATTTTCGCGCCCAGGCCGAGGCCAACTGGATCGCCCGGCATCAGCCCGATGTGTGGGCGGCGACCGACAAGTATTTACTGCTTTCAGGCTTTCTCACCCATCGCTTGTGCGGGCGCTTCGTCGACTCCATCGGCTGTTGCGTCGGCTATCTGCCCTTCGACTTCAAACGACTGAAATGGGCGGCCCCGCGTGACTGGAAATGGCAGGCACTGGCGGTGCGCCCCGAGCAGTTGCCGACCCTGCACAAACCCGGCGAAACCCTCGGCTACATCACAGCCGAAGCCGCTCGCCACACGGGCATTCCCGAAGGCCTGCCGCTGATCGCCGCAGGCGCGGACAAGGCCTGCGAAGTGATCGGCTCCGGCGTGGTCGATGCGAGCACCGTGTGCCTGTCCTACGGCACCACCGCGACCATCACCAGCACCCGCTCACGCTACCTGGAAATCATCCCGCTGATCCCGCCGTACCCCTCGGCCGTGCCCGATCAGTACAACTGCGAAGTGATGATCTATCGCGGCTACTGGATGGTCAGCTGGTTCAAGAATCAGTTTGGCCTGCGCGAGATGCAACAGGCGAAAGCGCAGGGCATCGAACCGGAGCAACTGTTCGACGCACTGGTCGACGAAGTGCCGCCGGGCTCGATGGGCCTGATGCTGCAACCCTACTGGTCACCGGGGATTCGCGAACCGGGCGTGGAAGCCAAAGGCGCGATGATCGGCTTCGGCGACGTACACACCCGCGCGCACATCTACCGCGCGATTCTCGAAGGCCTGGCCTACGCGCTACGCCAAGGCATGGAGAACATCGAGCGACGCTCAAAGGTCTCGATCAAACGCCTGCGCGTCGCCGGCGGCGGCTCGCAAAGTGACGCCGCCATGCAACTGACCGCCAACATCTTCGGCCTGCCGGCAGAACGCCCGCATGTGTATGAAGCGTCCGGGTTGGGAGCGGCGATTTGTTGTGCGGTGGGGTTGGGATTGCACAGGGATTTTTCCACGGCCATTGCGGCGATGACTCGGGTTGGAGCGGTTTTTACACCACAGCCTGAGGCGCAAAAGGTTTATGAGCAGTTGTACAGTGAAGTGTATTTGCGGATGTATCGGCAGTTGAAACCGCTGTACCAGAGCATCCGCAAAATCACCGGCTACCCCGCGTAAAAAGCACACCACAAATCCCCTGTAGGAGTGAGCCTGCTCGCGATAGCGGTGTTTCAGTCAGCCTGTCTTTTACTGACACACCGCTATCGCG
This genomic interval from Pseudomonas koreensis contains the following:
- a CDS encoding FGGY-family carbohydrate kinase, with the translated sequence MKYLLAIDNGTQSVRALLFDQQGNLLGKGKVDLQAYYSTQPGWAEQDPEYYWAKLGEACQQLWQQTGIDRAQIAGVSLTTQRGTVINVDANGKPLRPAIVWLDQRQAEVEGGIKGPWGWLFKLVGAKATVDYFRAQAEANWIARHQPDVWAATDKYLLLSGFLTHRLCGRFVDSIGCCVGYLPFDFKRLKWAAPRDWKWQALAVRPEQLPTLHKPGETLGYITAEAARHTGIPEGLPLIAAGADKACEVIGSGVVDASTVCLSYGTTATITSTRSRYLEIIPLIPPYPSAVPDQYNCEVMIYRGYWMVSWFKNQFGLREMQQAKAQGIEPEQLFDALVDEVPPGSMGLMLQPYWSPGIREPGVEAKGAMIGFGDVHTRAHIYRAILEGLAYALRQGMENIERRSKVSIKRLRVAGGGSQSDAAMQLTANIFGLPAERPHVYEASGLGAAICCAVGLGLHRDFSTAIAAMTRVGAVFTPQPEAQKVYEQLYSEVYLRMYRQLKPLYQSIRKITGYPA